From the genome of Spinacia oleracea cultivar Varoflay chromosome 2, BTI_SOV_V1, whole genome shotgun sequence, one region includes:
- the LOC130467561 gene encoding uncharacterized protein: MIFLRHHLHEGLKIEYLTVKDPQILWSNLKERYDHQKTLILPKARYDWLHLRLQDFKSVSEYNSSKFRITSQLKLCGEKVTDAEMLEKTYSIFHASNIVLQTQYRGKGFKKYSELISCLLVAEKNNELLMKNHESRPTGSTPFPEANVTSHNGKEKYHANNTGRGRGRGRGRGRGYGYSRGQGRGGSFKNSYPHQNWDNKDGKCHWSSTCRTPKHLVKLYQQSLKKKGKKVETNLVYEDGEGDFDCGNTTHLEIADFLTTPEGNN, encoded by the exons ATGATATTTCTTCGCCATCACCTCCATGAGGGTCTTAAGATTGAGTACTTGACTGTAAAAGATCCACAAATCCTTTGGAGTAATCTAAAGGAGAGGTATGACCACCAGAAAACTCTGATATTGCCTAAAGCTCGTTATGATTGGTTACATTTAAGACTACAAGACTTTAAGTCTGTAAGTGAATATAACTCATCTAAGTTCAGAATTACTTCACAATTGAAATTATGTGGAGAGAAAGTCACTGATGCAGAAATGTTAGAGAAAACATACTCTATCTTTCACGCAAGTAACATTGTGCTGCAGACACAATACCGTGGAAAGGGATTTAAGAAATATTCTGAACTTATATCTTGTCTCCTTGTGGCTGAGAAAAACAACGAGCTATTAATGAAAAATCATGAATCCCGTCCAACTGGCTCTACTCCATTCCCTGAAGCGAATGTGACATCCCATAATGGGAAAGAAAAATATCATGCCAACAATACTGGTCGAGGACGTGGACGTGGACGTGGACGTGGACGTGGATATGGATATAGTCGAGGTCAAGGCCGAGGTGGTTCTTTCAAAAACTCGTATCCCCATCAGAATTGGGACAATAAAGATG GAAAATGTCATTGGTCTAGTACATGTCGTACACCAAAACACCTGGTTAAGCTCTATCAACAATCATTGAAGAAAAAGGGAAAGAAAGTAGAAACAAATCTTGTGTACGAAGATGGCGAAGGTGATTTTGATTGTGGCAATACAACTCACCTGGAAATTGCTGATTTCCTCACCACCCCTGAAGGGAATAATTAA